In uncultured Methanobacterium sp., a genomic segment contains:
- a CDS encoding ECF transporter S component, whose protein sequence is MDIMTLTSWALFFILIIGIILAFFRIFEKSKPTVEHLVLIAIMVAISVMGTLPTAAVPGLQAASFIIIMTGIVFGRETGFITGVLTPLVMGLFLGLGYWTVLQMIAWGLMGLTAGMLSSKLEKNRYSRATFGFAWGFFYGWITNISMLPFLSSITTASVLGVYAASFPFDLVHAITNAILLILFYGLFERIFKRAKERFINPAESRSSLATSREHP, encoded by the coding sequence ATGGATATAATGACCTTAACCAGCTGGGCATTGTTCTTTATATTAATTATTGGAATAATCTTAGCCTTTTTCAGGATTTTTGAAAAATCAAAACCCACTGTTGAACATCTGGTACTGATTGCAATCATGGTTGCCATATCAGTTATGGGAACGCTCCCCACTGCAGCAGTACCCGGACTTCAGGCAGCATCTTTTATTATAATCATGACTGGAATAGTATTTGGACGGGAAACGGGATTCATAACTGGAGTTCTAACACCCCTGGTAATGGGTCTGTTTTTAGGATTGGGATACTGGACTGTACTCCAGATGATTGCATGGGGATTGATGGGACTTACTGCCGGAATGTTGAGCAGTAAACTTGAAAAAAACAGATACTCAAGGGCAACCTTCGGTTTTGCATGGGGATTTTTCTATGGTTGGATAACCAACATATCCATGTTACCCTTCCTGAGCAGTATCACCACAGCCAGTGTACTTGGAGTTTACGCTGCAAGTTTCCCCTTCGATCTGGTACACGCAATTACCAATGCAATTCTCCTGATCCTGTTCTACGGCCTGTTTGAAAGGATATTTAAAAGGGCTAAAGAAAGATTTATCAATCCTGCAGAAAGTAGGAGTTCACTTGCAACCAGTAGAGAACATCCTTAA
- a CDS encoding FeoA family protein, with the protein MIKSLNNLKQGETGKITSFKGKGEVRKHLMEMGLVRGSDIKVERVAPLGDPIEVKIKGYSLSLRKEDAKKIEIEIQ; encoded by the coding sequence ATGATAAAATCGTTAAACAATCTTAAACAAGGCGAAACTGGAAAAATAACATCTTTTAAAGGTAAAGGTGAAGTAAGAAAGCATTTAATGGAAATGGGTCTTGTAAGGGGCTCTGATATTAAAGTAGAAAGAGTAGCACCCCTGGGAGATCCAATTGAAGTTAAAATCAAAGGTTATTCACTTTCCCTCAGAAAGGAAGATGCCAAAAAAATCGAGATTGAGATACAATGA
- a CDS encoding FeoA family protein yields the protein MMSLAMASENENLKIVQVWHGGKFGKKLREMGIYKDSQIKVVKNDIPGPLIVDVKGSRLILGRGQAQKIMVEAS from the coding sequence ATGATGAGTTTAGCAATGGCCTCAGAAAATGAAAACCTGAAAATCGTCCAGGTATGGCACGGGGGCAAGTTCGGAAAAAAACTCAGGGAGATGGGGATATACAAAGATTCCCAGATCAAGGTAGTAAAAAATGACATTCCGGGGCCATTAATCGTGGATGTAAAGGGTTCCCGTCTCATACTGGGACGAGGACAGGCACAGAAGATAATGGTTGAAGCCAGTTGA
- the feoB gene encoding ferrous iron transport protein B, with product MEKIKIALAGNPNVGKSTLFNRWTGMRQHVGNWPGKTVEKKEGTFSYNQYEMEVVDLPGNYSLTAYSVEEVVSRDYIVDEKPDVIVNVIDAANIERNLYLTVQMMELGANLVLALNMNKFARDKGLKINKKQLSELLGVPVIEIEAVDETGGEELLQSIVKVSKSPNIVLDRLEYGNEVSEHIQQIQEIIDQDLSTDEKLSVLNAPSSWIALKLLEDDPEITKKIEDSGKGQRVLQNVKKMQKHFNDVFGDDADAAITDARYGFIAGLVSESVKKPKIDKVTRSDMIDRIVTHKYLGIPIFLLIMWLTFQITFTLGDPLGGYIETAFGWLGEIVAANMGEGFLTSFIVDGIIGGVGGVLVFVPIIFILFLVLSVLEDSGYLARAAFVMDRFMHKLVGLHGKSFIPMILGFGCAVPGIMATRTLENERDRLLTMLIVPFMSCSARLPVYALIVAAFFSAYQGWVIFSLYLLGIVVAIIMAAIFKKTLFKGMSAPFVMELPPYRMPTVKGALIHMWERGALFLKKAGTIILALSIVIWALSSLPVGVEYASQDSITGQIGTTLAPVFAPLGFGEWQATVAIIYGFLAKEVVVSTFGILYGVGEDGGADATNSAETSSNEATSSNGVTQTEQVSNETPAEGSSADSANNEESPEEDPGFVAVMQELFTPLSAYAYMVFILLYIPCMATLATIRRETNSWKWPAFAAVYTFVVAYAVSFVVYQGGMLLGF from the coding sequence ATGGAAAAAATAAAAATAGCCCTGGCAGGAAACCCCAACGTGGGTAAAAGCACCCTCTTCAACCGCTGGACTGGAATGAGGCAGCACGTAGGTAACTGGCCCGGTAAAACCGTGGAAAAAAAGGAAGGAACCTTCAGTTACAACCAGTATGAAATGGAAGTGGTTGACCTTCCAGGTAATTACAGTTTAACTGCCTACTCAGTGGAGGAAGTGGTTTCCAGGGATTATATTGTGGATGAAAAGCCAGATGTTATTGTTAATGTTATTGATGCAGCCAACATAGAAAGAAATCTTTATTTAACTGTTCAGATGATGGAATTAGGTGCTAACCTGGTTTTAGCACTTAACATGAACAAATTTGCCAGGGATAAAGGACTTAAAATCAACAAAAAACAGTTATCAGAACTTTTAGGAGTTCCGGTTATTGAAATTGAAGCAGTGGATGAAACCGGTGGTGAAGAACTCCTCCAATCCATAGTAAAAGTTTCAAAATCACCAAATATTGTACTGGACAGACTTGAATATGGAAACGAGGTTTCAGAACATATCCAGCAAATCCAGGAAATCATTGACCAGGACCTTTCTACCGATGAAAAACTATCTGTTTTAAATGCGCCTTCAAGCTGGATAGCTCTTAAACTACTGGAAGATGATCCAGAAATCACGAAGAAAATTGAAGATTCTGGAAAAGGTCAAAGAGTACTTCAGAACGTTAAAAAGATGCAAAAACATTTCAATGATGTTTTTGGTGATGATGCAGATGCAGCCATTACCGATGCTCGGTATGGTTTCATAGCCGGACTGGTCTCTGAATCAGTAAAAAAACCTAAAATTGATAAAGTCACCAGATCCGACATGATTGACCGGATCGTGACTCATAAATATTTAGGGATACCAATATTCCTCCTTATAATGTGGCTCACTTTCCAGATAACCTTCACTTTGGGTGACCCCCTGGGGGGCTATATTGAAACCGCTTTTGGCTGGCTGGGAGAAATAGTAGCTGCTAATATGGGTGAAGGATTCCTGACATCATTCATTGTTGATGGAATAATTGGTGGTGTGGGTGGTGTACTGGTATTCGTACCCATAATCTTCATACTGTTTTTAGTACTCAGTGTCCTGGAAGACAGCGGATACCTGGCCAGAGCCGCATTTGTAATGGACCGTTTCATGCACAAACTGGTTGGTCTCCATGGGAAATCATTCATACCCATGATACTCGGTTTTGGATGCGCAGTACCTGGAATAATGGCCACCAGAACCCTGGAAAATGAGAGGGATCGACTACTGACCATGTTGATTGTCCCATTCATGTCCTGCAGTGCCCGGCTACCTGTCTATGCATTGATTGTGGCTGCATTTTTCTCAGCATACCAGGGATGGGTTATATTCTCCCTGTACCTATTGGGAATAGTGGTGGCAATTATAATGGCTGCCATATTCAAGAAAACCCTGTTCAAAGGAATGTCAGCACCATTTGTAATGGAACTACCTCCCTACAGAATGCCCACAGTCAAGGGTGCCCTCATCCACATGTGGGAAAGAGGTGCACTCTTCCTGAAGAAGGCAGGTACCATAATTTTAGCACTATCCATAGTGATCTGGGCCCTCAGTAGCCTCCCTGTGGGAGTGGAATACGCATCCCAGGATAGTATCACCGGACAGATAGGAACCACCCTGGCCCCGGTATTTGCACCACTAGGCTTTGGCGAATGGCAGGCTACAGTGGCCATAATCTACGGATTCCTGGCCAAAGAGGTGGTGGTAAGTACATTTGGTATCCTCTACGGGGTGGGTGAAGATGGTGGGGCAGATGCAACAAATAGTGCAGAAACATCTTCTAATGAAGCAACATCTTCTAATGGAGTAACTCAGACAGAACAAGTATCAAATGAAACCCCTGCAGAAGGATCATCCGCTGATTCAGCCAACAATGAAGAATCACCGGAAGAAGATCCAGGTTTTGTTGCAGTGATGCAGGAATTATTCACTCCCCTGTCTGCCTATGCCTACATGGTATTCATACTCCTTTACATACCCTGTATGGCTACCTTAGCCACCATAAGACGTGAAACCAACTCCTGGAAATGGCCAGCATTTGCTGCAGTGTACACCTTTGTGGTGGCTTATGCAGTTTCATTTGTGGTTTACCAGGGAGGAATGCTACTGGGATTTTAG
- a CDS encoding DNA helicase PriA: MKCKICGYVFDENEKTATCQGCLTHNCKMIRCPNCGFEHLPERKSESKVFKFISSLFKPHSKHK; the protein is encoded by the coding sequence ATGAAATGTAAAATTTGTGGTTATGTATTTGATGAAAATGAAAAAACAGCCACCTGCCAGGGATGTCTCACCCATAATTGTAAAATGATTAGATGCCCTAACTGTGGCTTTGAACATCTACCCGAGAGAAAAAGCGAATCAAAAGTATTTAAATTCATATCTTCATTGTTTAAACCACATTCCAAGCATAAATAA
- a CDS encoding permease, whose amino-acid sequence MSFIVNFLQFFYQILIENSFFILLGFFLAGVIHILLPSHLLGKLVGNSIMGGILKGILIGLPLPICACGIVPAAIALKDKGIRDSVSAAFLVSTSGFSVSSIVPSYSFLGLPLTLMRPVVAAISGVTAGILVHLFGDDDQTSNKLTLTEHNPQTESGSFKNSNNPHCTADSLDGGHCGGCNQELLDFADTVTDNYNHSKKEHSEPRDRADETTDRADEVYDKLKEVFRYSFKDTFSEVSTSLLIGLLFAALMGTLVSMGMPWDFLRTFASDPVLSLFILLLVAIPIYVCPTASIPLALAFIFMGFTPGSILVFIYAGPATNMAALSMIMAKFKKRFFTIYLASIVVVSLIVGYAVNLFSDFFLHAVTVSDLNAYTGFIPFSAKLLSAFLLMVLLVYGIYRSWILPRRLVENHEK is encoded by the coding sequence ATGAGTTTCATTGTCAATTTCTTGCAATTTTTTTACCAGATACTAATTGAAAATTCATTTTTCATTTTGTTAGGATTTTTCTTGGCAGGAGTTATTCACATTCTCCTTCCTTCTCATTTACTGGGGAAATTAGTAGGTAATTCAATTATGGGAGGAATATTAAAGGGAATCCTTATTGGTTTACCTCTCCCCATATGTGCCTGTGGAATTGTACCAGCAGCCATAGCCCTAAAAGATAAGGGGATTCGGGATTCAGTTTCGGCAGCATTTTTAGTTTCAACATCCGGTTTCAGTGTAAGTTCCATTGTGCCCTCCTACTCCTTTCTGGGTCTTCCTTTAACTTTAATGCGCCCGGTTGTAGCAGCAATTTCTGGAGTAACTGCTGGAATTCTGGTACACTTATTTGGAGATGATGACCAAACATCGAATAAGCTAACTTTAACCGAACATAATCCTCAAACAGAGTCTGGTAGTTTTAAAAATTCAAATAATCCACATTGTACTGCAGACAGTCTGGATGGTGGACACTGCGGTGGTTGTAATCAGGAACTCCTTGACTTTGCAGATACTGTTACTGATAATTATAATCATTCAAAAAAAGAACATTCTGAGCCCAGAGATAGGGCAGATGAAACCACTGATAGGGCAGATGAGGTATATGATAAACTTAAGGAAGTTTTTAGGTACTCATTTAAAGACACATTTTCAGAAGTTTCCACATCTCTTTTAATTGGACTTCTTTTCGCTGCATTGATGGGTACCCTGGTGAGTATGGGGATGCCCTGGGATTTTTTAAGGACCTTTGCATCTGATCCAGTTTTATCCCTTTTTATACTCCTTTTGGTAGCTATTCCAATATATGTCTGCCCCACAGCTTCCATTCCCCTTGCACTGGCCTTCATATTCATGGGATTCACACCAGGAAGCATACTGGTTTTTATCTATGCTGGTCCAGCCACCAACATGGCAGCATTGTCCATGATAATGGCCAAATTCAAAAAAAGATTCTTTACAATCTACTTAGCGTCCATTGTGGTTGTTTCCCTTATTGTGGGTTACGCTGTCAATTTATTCAGTGATTTTTTCCTCCACGCAGTTACAGTCAGTGACCTGAATGCTTACACTGGTTTCATTCCTTTTTCAGCTAAACTCTTATCTGCATTTTTACTGATGGTACTACTGGTTTATGGTATCTACCGCAGCTGGATATTACCTCGAAGATTAGTTGAAAATCATGAAAAATGA
- a CDS encoding ATP-binding cassette domain-containing protein has translation MSLIRFEDFSFKYPHTDNTLSDITLDVDEGEFILLCGPSGSGKTTLLANLKNEIRPKGDSYGNIYYDGKNIKDLEDEKSASEIGFLFQNPEDQMVSDNVLQEIAFPLENMGLSTGEIRNRVAEMTAFFGLDKHLYKKVNELSGGQKQLVNLCSLLVLKPRLLLLDEPTSQLDPIAAYDFLSILRRLNEEFSITIIATEHKIDNMFPFIDKAVFLRDGSIKYCDKPRSICSEAWTDNIFSNYLPYVTRINFLLQSKYDFLGEMDIPLNIREGRANLNLLNNELKKSQTSLYPLDATVPIKPTISSDYDKNENGNENPVISSQNTLINCKDIWFGYVPENIVLKGISMDIHQGEFISILGGNGTGKTTLLQILAGLIKAKKGKVNYQKNLKLGYVHQNPMIHFRQETVREEFSEFSPEIAENQSRIKTGDNHDKGFKIFKSIFKSRKTNDSMMQHPNNTRSKSLNSSPNVLFEDEKIRFEDEKMELIELFGLSHLLDKHPYDCSGGEQQKIAIVKALLTRPDILFLDEPTKGIDPVSKLHLADLMKKLQNNGLTIVMTTHDIDFAAEYSKRCMLLFDGGIQVDDYPRAIFSNNNFYTTFVNRMVKDYLPDGITMSDVKKEWVI, from the coding sequence ATGAGTTTAATAAGATTTGAAGATTTCAGTTTCAAATACCCCCATACTGATAATACACTTTCTGATATCACGCTGGATGTGGATGAAGGAGAATTCATTTTACTGTGCGGACCTTCTGGTTCAGGTAAAACAACTCTTTTAGCTAATCTTAAAAACGAAATACGGCCCAAAGGAGACTCATATGGTAATATTTATTATGATGGGAAGAATATAAAGGATCTAGAAGATGAAAAATCCGCATCAGAGATTGGATTTCTGTTTCAAAATCCTGAAGATCAGATGGTTTCTGATAATGTTCTCCAGGAAATTGCTTTTCCCCTGGAGAATATGGGCCTATCCACTGGTGAAATTCGAAACAGAGTTGCAGAGATGACTGCATTTTTCGGCCTGGATAAACATCTATATAAAAAGGTCAATGAACTATCTGGAGGTCAAAAACAGCTGGTTAACCTATGTTCACTCCTGGTTTTAAAGCCCAGACTACTCCTTTTAGATGAGCCCACATCACAGCTTGACCCCATCGCTGCCTATGACTTTCTGTCCATTCTCAGAAGGTTGAATGAGGAGTTTTCCATTACCATAATTGCAACGGAACATAAAATAGATAACATGTTCCCTTTCATTGATAAAGCAGTGTTCTTAAGGGATGGGAGTATAAAGTACTGTGATAAACCACGCAGCATATGTTCTGAAGCATGGACAGATAATATTTTCAGTAATTACCTCCCCTATGTAACACGGATAAACTTCCTCCTCCAGTCCAAATATGATTTTTTAGGTGAAATGGATATCCCACTCAATATAAGAGAGGGACGTGCCAATCTAAATCTTTTAAATAATGAATTGAAAAAATCTCAAACATCCTTATACCCCCTAGACGCTACAGTACCTATAAAACCCACAATATCCTCAGATTACGATAAAAATGAAAATGGAAATGAAAACCCAGTTATTTCATCCCAGAATACCCTGATAAACTGTAAAGATATCTGGTTTGGGTACGTACCAGAAAATATTGTTCTAAAGGGAATTTCTATGGATATCCATCAGGGCGAATTCATCAGTATACTGGGAGGAAACGGAACCGGTAAAACAACCCTATTACAAATTTTAGCCGGACTTATTAAGGCAAAAAAAGGCAAAGTCAATTATCAAAAAAATTTAAAACTGGGATATGTCCATCAAAACCCCATGATTCATTTCAGGCAGGAAACAGTCCGGGAAGAGTTTTCAGAATTCTCCCCAGAAATTGCTGAAAACCAATCTAGGATTAAAACAGGAGATAATCATGACAAAGGATTTAAAATATTTAAATCTATTTTTAAATCCAGAAAAACAAATGATTCCATGATGCAACACCCAAACAATACCCGCTCTAAATCTTTAAATTCAAGCCCCAATGTCCTCTTTGAAGATGAAAAAATCCGATTTGAAGATGAAAAAATGGAACTGATTGAACTTTTCGGATTGTCCCATCTTCTGGATAAACATCCCTACGATTGTAGTGGAGGCGAACAACAAAAAATAGCCATTGTAAAAGCGCTGTTAACACGCCCAGATATCCTGTTTTTGGATGAACCAACCAAAGGTATTGACCCGGTTAGTAAGTTACATCTTGCAGATTTAATGAAAAAATTACAAAACAACGGTTTAACCATTGTGATGACCACTCATGATATTGATTTTGCAGCAGAATACTCTAAAAGGTGTATGCTGCTCTTTGATGGAGGAATACAGGTTGATGATTATCCCCGGGCAATTTTTTCCAATAATAATTTTTATACCACATTCGTAAACAGGATGGTTAAGGATTACCTGCCAGATGGCATTACCATGAGCGATGTGAAGAAGGAATGGGTAATCTAA
- a CDS encoding energy-coupling factor transporter transmembrane component T → MKLTIIHPAVYVLYYFILIIFAFLYNDPYYLISFLILISVLIALQGISQEFKSIIKFFIPMSILIIILNPLTSHVGTTQIYIMGNFSITLEALVYGILMSVSLLIILLIFSSYNRAVSYQEMLYLFSKHFPHISMVIIMTLRFVPLLSYRLTEVNKVSRFNEKKTTDGKGESRIEKIKKTANMLAVVVSWSLEESMLTAKSMKARGYGIKRRTNYLSYKIKKIDYIFFLFIGITVMISIFGLLEGYGRIEVYPTISFNISENVLSIYYLAFLFLLSPIIYLEVKERLLWLD, encoded by the coding sequence GTGAAACTAACCATCATCCATCCAGCAGTCTATGTTCTATACTATTTCATCCTGATAATATTCGCATTCTTATACAACGATCCCTACTATCTTATATCATTTTTAATTTTGATCTCAGTTTTAATAGCATTACAGGGCATCAGCCAGGAATTTAAAAGCATAATCAAGTTCTTCATCCCCATGTCCATTCTGATTATCATCTTGAATCCATTAACATCCCACGTGGGAACCACCCAGATATATATTATGGGAAACTTTTCCATAACATTAGAAGCACTGGTTTATGGAATTTTAATGAGTGTTTCCCTGTTAATTATATTGTTAATATTTTCATCTTACAATCGGGCGGTTTCATATCAGGAAATGCTTTACCTTTTTTCAAAGCACTTCCCCCATATCTCAATGGTAATCATAATGACACTGCGTTTTGTTCCCCTGTTAAGCTACAGATTAACTGAGGTAAATAAGGTCTCAAGATTCAATGAAAAGAAAACTACCGATGGAAAAGGTGAATCCCGGATTGAAAAAATTAAAAAAACCGCAAATATGCTGGCAGTAGTTGTTTCATGGTCCCTGGAAGAATCCATGCTCACTGCAAAGTCAATGAAAGCCAGGGGATACGGCATTAAAAGGAGAACCAATTATCTTTCGTATAAAATCAAAAAAATTGATTATATCTTTTTTCTATTCATAGGGATCACCGTCATGATAAGCATCTTTGGTCTCCTAGAAGGATACGGTAGAATAGAAGTTTACCCCACCATTAGCTTCAATATTTCAGAAAACGTTCTGAGCATTTACTACCTTGCATTTCTGTTTTTATTGAGTCCAATCATTTATTTAGAAGTAAAAGAAAGGTTGTTGTGGCTAGATTAG